From the genome of Vicia villosa cultivar HV-30 ecotype Madison, WI linkage group LG2, Vvil1.0, whole genome shotgun sequence, one region includes:
- the LOC131647048 gene encoding UPF0496 protein 4-like: MVVDKLAKLFIMKKNHHKCHPQPNQDLSSSSLHSFHSHVSKCIHQLALELEPESESETLSLSWFQTCFGLLPFINKAFAKLLVDSDHPMSQWEVDSIEEYLNYTLSLLDLLNSISSSFSHLCQARLSLAHGLSLTLMEKEKSHSLARKHLKAIQPSECFSSNFGRYLHTKDQKAKNFSGKEWIIHEGVKEMKSIGFWVCGVLLSCLYGDCNPYMELRKTGGGFESSLVATLDFKISDKLVKKKPSFCEIKEMNNGVAYLVGGDEVRHDAAKDLQRKLCELNKLFDDISKEVDNLFNDVLSQRAKLVNGSRLQKQLQ; the protein is encoded by the coding sequence ATGGTAGTAGACAAATTAGCAAAACTCTTCATCATGAAGAAGAATCACCACAAGTGTCATCCTCAACCAAACCAAGACttatcatcttcatcacttcaTTCTTTTCACTCTCATGTTTCCAAATGCATTCATCAATTAGCATTGGAATTGGAACCTGAGTCAGAGTCAGAAACTTTGTCACTGTCATGGTTTCAAACATGTTTTGGTCTCTTGCCCTTCATCAACAAAGCTTTTGCAAAACTTTTAGTGGACAGTGATCATCCAATGAGTCAATGGGAGGTTGATTCCATTGAAGAGTATCTCAACTATACCCTGAGTTTGTTGGACCTTCTGAAttccatttcttcttctttttctcatctTTGCCAAGCTAGGCTTTCTCTAGCTCATGGTTTGAGTTTGACTTTGATGGAAAAAGAAAAGTCACATTCTTTGGCTAGAAAACATTTGAAAGCAATTCAACCATCAGAGTGTTTTAGCTCCAATTTTGGTAGATATCTTCACACGAAAGATCAAAAAGCAAAGAATTTTTCCGGTAAGGAGTGGATTATTCATGAGGGTGTAAAGGAAATGAAGAGTATTGGATTTTGGGTTTGTGGAGTTCTCTTATCTTGCTTATATGGTGATTGTAATCCATACATGGAACTAAGAAAAACTGGTGGTGGGTTTGAAAGTTCTCTAGTTGCCACACTTGACTTCAAAATCAGTGACAAGTTAGTGAAGAAAAAGCCGAGCTTCTGCGAGATCAAAGAGATGAATAATGGTGTTGCTTACCTTGTTGGTGGGGATGAAGTAAGACATGATGCAGCCAAAGATTTGCAGAGAAAGCTGTGTGAGTTAAATAAGCTATTTGATGATATAAGCAAGGAAGTTGATAATTTATTTAATGATGTATTGAGTCAGAGAGCTAAATTAGTTAATGGATCTCGACTACAGAAACAGCTACAATAA
- the LOC131652458 gene encoding uncharacterized protein LOC131652458, translating to MSFPRVLPHHACAHANSCSRQKLISCIGSTAMHHLHINPHTIRISHLAYCSTIPKHVAKLPFTLIVKKKFQFPGRMSRKTDFVCDIDDSKEIWRLAVRNNDLWSVVNSKGFMLGSKMQSNGWKITVNESKLEIHLL from the exons atgtcGTTTCCAAGGGTGCTCCCCCATCACGCTTGCGCCCATGCAAATTCCTGTAGCCGGCAAAAATTGATTTCGTGTATTGGGAGTACTGCAATGCATCATCTACATATAAACCCTCACACAATCAGAATCTCTCATCTAGCATATTGCTCAACCATTCCAAAACATGTTGCAAAACTCCCATTCACCTTAATCgtgaaaaaaaaatttcaatttcctGGTAGAATGTCTCGCAAAACAGATTTCGTATGCGATATAGATGATTCCAAAGAAATCTGGCGTCTTGCTGTTCGTAACAATGACCTGTGGAGCGTCGTCAATAGCAAAG ggtttatgttagGAAGCAAGATGCAGAGCAATGGATGGAAGATTACTGTTAATGAATCTAAG CTAGAGATTCATCTTTTGTGA
- the LOC131652456 gene encoding heat shock 70 kDa protein 8-like, translating to MTGPYNQFTGEESYPPQITVGVDISASPYCVAVWTGNKVEYAVTNMKPYDQEVLFKAKVCHMRLLIGRIETESLTQSSKTLPFQMLLAEAPPPSTNSEQILASYLVELKEAAQRAFKASVRGLVLTHPASFNRLQLTRITAVCRKMGLQFLQLIPQPTAVAMLYAQKQLLASFEASPCIPFATIGPRCHTNCDNITTALLFNMDAIYTDVAVTSATSEGKWQIKAIVGSAIGGEQVVANSMRLFIPDFENKFKKEGRNKKFRSIDLLRAVTLEAIRQFKDKNEARFDLNMENGHKIRNVVKREQFAQVNNEVFQMCERLIRRCLQDSKIKTESLDDIIVIGEFGGILKLLNMFSSTRVPINSQAIEVDINPLNVDINPIKAIDVAINSLQSALCGAALAGAVRTDDKMKLIHSPSTSHSLGIRANGSFLCFIPRNTLLPASKVMQLTTIHDDQMEGMLIVYEGEEKTVEQNQLLGICRLKDLPEMPKGVPIIEVEMAIDSGNQLRVAVASFPFIEMPKPMINHTKLLHYLGENRIDGDKKDLATFVKKK from the coding sequence ATGACGGGACCTTACAATCAATTCACTGGGGAGGAAAGTTATCCGCCTCAAATAACAGTTGGAGTAGACATAAGTGCGTCGCCATACTGTGTTGCGGTGTGGACCGGTAACAAAGTGGAGTATGCAGTCACTAACATGAAGCCATATGACCAAGAAGTGTTGTTTAAGGCTAAAGTTTGCCATATGAGGCTCTTGATTGGCCGGATAGAAACCGAGTCATTGACGCAATCAAGTAAAACATTGCCTTTTCAGATGTTGCTGGCTGAAGCTCCACCTCCCTCTACCAATTCAGAACAAATTCTAGCATCTTATTTggttgaattaaaagaagcagCTCAAAGGGCTTTTAAAGCATCAGTGAGAGGATTAGTCCTAACCCATCCTGCTTCATTCAACAGACTGCAGTTAACTAGAATAACTGCTGTGTGCCGTAAAATGGGGCTGCAATTCCTCCAACTTATCCCTCAGCCAACGGCCGTTGCTATGTTATACGCACAGAAACAACTGCTAGCGTCTTTTGAGGCTTCACCTTGTATTCCTTTTGCAACTATTGGTCCTCGTTGTCATACAAATTGTGACAATATTACTACCGCACTCCTCTTCAACATGGATGCAATTTACACTGATGTTGCTGTTACTTCTGCAACATCCGAAGGCAAATGGCAAATCAAAGCGATTGTCGGTAGCGCAATTGGCGGAGAGCAGGTAGTTGCAAATAGTATGCGACTTTTCATCccagattttgaaaacaaattCAAGAAGGAAGGAAGAAACAAGAAATTCAGATCAATTGATTTACTTAGAGCAGTAACTCTAGAAGCAATTCGTCAATTTAAGGATAAAAATGAGGCTAGGTTTGATTTAAACATGGAAAATGGTCATAAGATTCGAAATGTGGTAAAAAGGGAACAGTTTGCGCAAGTAAACAACGAGGTGTTTCAAATGTGTGAAAGGCTCATACGGCGATGCTTGCAAGATTCAAAAATTAAAACGGAGAGTTTAGATGATATCATTGTTATAGGTGAATTTGGGGGCATCTTAAAGCTGCTGAATATGTTTAGCAGTACTCGTGTACCTATCAATTCTCAGGCCATTGAGGTAGATATAAATCCATTGAATGTAGATATTAATCCTATCAAAGCTATCGACGTAGCTATAAATTCCCTCCAATCTGCACTTTGCGGTGCAGCATTGGCAGGGGCGGTAAGAACTGATGATAAGATGAAATTGATCCATTCTCCAAGCACATCCCATTCGCTCGGAATTCGAGCGAATGGTAGCTTTCTGTGTTTCATTCCGAGAAACACTCTCTTACCAGCTAGCAAAGTTATGCAGTTAACAACCATTCATGATGATCAAATGGAGGGAATGCTTATAGTATATGAAGGGGAGGAAAAGACTGTAGAGCAAAATCAACTATTGGGGATCTGTCGACTAAAGGACTTGCCCGAAATGCCAAAAGGTGTTCCTATAATTGAAGTGGAGATGGCAATTGACAGCGGAAACCAGTTGAGAGTCGCAGTTGCAAGTTTCCCGTTTATCGAGATGCCAAAGCCAATGATCAACCACACAAAGCTTTTGCATTACCTGGGAGAAAATAGGATTGATGGTGACAAAAAGGACTTGGCCACTTTCGTCaagaagaaataa